Proteins encoded together in one Osmerus eperlanus chromosome 20, fOsmEpe2.1, whole genome shotgun sequence window:
- the cers2a gene encoding ceramide synthase 2a: MLSWLSELVWQDSLWFPAGMGWKDLQDRDGEVYAKGRDLWVILPIALCFLVIRQVFERTVAMQLASLLGITDKVRARVAHNSVLEAYFSSSSKQPSQSCVESLSRQTGLTGLQVQRWFRRRRNQDRPSQLKKFCEASWRFTFYLLAFFAGLAVLVDKPWFYEMTEMWRGFPKMPLLPSQYWYYMIELGFYISLLFSVAFDIKRKDFKEQIIHHIATIILIGFSWLVHYIRAGTLIMLVHDSSDWLLESAKMFNYAGWRKTCNYIFTLFAGVFIVTRLIILPFWIIHTTWVYPATLYPPFFGYYFFNGLMFVLQCLHIFWAALILRMVVKFLPNNEIVEDERSDREEAESEEEDEVHERREKSKNGQVQNGHAAILNNNHHYHSKAE; encoded by the exons atgcTTTCGTGGCTGAGTGAACTGGTATGGCAGGACAGCTTGTGGTTCCCTGCTGGTATGGGATGGAAGGACCTGCAGGACAGGGACGGCGAGGTCTACGCGAAAGGACGAGACCTCTGGGTCATCCTGCCCATCGCGCTCTGCTTCCTGGTCATCCGACAGGTTTTTGAGAG GACAGTGGCCATGCAGCTGGCCTCGTTGCTGGGAATAACGGATAAAGTACGAGCCAGAGTGGCCCACAACTCCGTACTAGAGGCCTACTTCTCCTCATCGTCAAAGCAGCCCTCACAG agtTGTGTAGAGAGCCTCAGCAGACAGACTGGTCTGACTGGGCTCCAGGTCCAGAGGTGGTTCCGCCGGCGAAGGAACCAGGACCGTCCCAGCCAGCTCAAGAAGTTCTGCGAGGCTAG TTGGAGATTTACTTTTTACCTTCTTGCTTTCTTTGCTGGCCTGGCAGTCCTGGTCGAT AAACCCTGGTTCTATGAGATGACTGAGATGTGGAGGGGTTTCCCTAAaatg CCTCTGCTGCCGTCGCAGTACTGGTACTACATGATCGAACTGGGCTTCTACATCTCTCTGCTCTTTAGCGTGGCCTTCGACATCAAGCGCAAA GATTTTAAAGAGCAGATAATTCACCATATTGCTACCATCATTCTGATTGGCTTCTCCTGGCTGGTTCACTACATTCGGGCTGGTACTCTGATAATGCTAGTGCACGATTCTTCAGACTGGCTGTTGGAG tCGGCCAAGATGTTCAACTATGCGGGTTGGAGGAAAACCTGCAACTACATCTTCACCCTCTTCGCTGGCGTCTTCATCGTGACACGCCTCATCATCCTCCCCTTCTG GATCATACACACTACGTGGGTGTACCCAGccaccctctacccccccttctTTGGATACTACTTCTTCAATGGCCTGATGTTCGTGCTCCAGTGCCTGCATATCTTCTGGGCGGCCCTTATACTGCGCATGGTCGTCAAGTTCCTGCCGAACAAC gAGATCGTCGAGGACGAGCGGAGTGACAGGGAGGAGGCCGAAtccgaggaggaggacgaggtccacgagaggagggagaagtccAAAAACGGCCAGGTGCAGAACGGCCATGCTGCCATCCTCAACAACAACCACCACTACCACAGCAAGGCGGAGTGA
- the setdb1a gene encoding histone-lysine N-methyltransferase SETDB1-A yields the protein MEGAHRDEDEMDMTVEQLRCWIQKEVEGNKLLNLKKTQLDQMKMLIERREEQTTSTKVLLNRTHELMAGCETSMKELYCEIGMVYKETDSEEEEEIQPMVIEIDDEDDAADLDDDGDVMCVDNGEEAPQIVNGREGDKKCEGESSLSLVSERDSDPQESPCLPSETPGTENWTYQPSPASTAASSPPRGISPVSGTDSSSDLLSRRPSSADETQDQIPPRKQCFQQVAARFPVLKNGKEVVVLSKLPVPRLLDSVTRTRAQREEEKQAEEKQAEEKQAEEKQEDELPEAELQEAALQEAALQEAALQQAALQQAALQEAALQQAALQQAALQEAELQEAVLQEAELQEAELQEAELQEAEQQEEEEKQEAAEESSDGSDASWKPPKGSYQSSSAGTESSEESDADSIPGTKRLGRGAAAAPRSRAGPGLATHKGQTKTKRKGKKGEEPSELSINPSSTGTPSRTGTSGSPASAQPPQGNTGKSSVVPPSSNRATQIPPQLSQEAIKVGMMVLARRSTENWQQSKILEIKSADNDNRDKYKVDLKGKGSWLPGHHIAFDHTPSLGSLYVGVRLLAKGQEDNQSGFSSGTLAELPIVKNRMRFLVFLDNGTPCYVGLPRLRLVCRPLESISDEDIEDKTYKDFLVEYLKVYPYTPMAQYRLGQHINTEHNGIQKRCQVEAIDSSLIHILFQDDQHKEWLYRGSTRLQHLAQMKKQASKETSETSALPQQMTTSAVSKPRKYQKILSSSASGQASSSAVTPSKPAKRSPLTSTVIPPRASSAPYTVHRCCPACLGPRGEHRGCNPLFFPLLCGFSRKKARFPVQGYKKKSFHIFYRSPCGVSLASMSVLQDYLHQTRCDYLSINMFCLDPTVSVTTTFQAKEAKIFIPDLSQGHEVQPLSCINELHNHRPRGIFSYIKKQVGDGAVSINTSLDFLVGCDCTDGCRDRTSCSCHQLTVEATALEAGGIVDVNAGYSHMKLEKRLSTGVYECNSLCRCDPRFCSNRVVQHGLQARLQVFMTQRKGWGVRCLDDVAMGSFICCYAGKVLTSEEFKNNMVDLFCAKLSLIEGVETHSKDGYESEAPCSENETDGSDSEQVRGGEDRAGSDRDTNSKSDVEYRSDASSLKRSYVTRRNNKLLQEGPEKEAESEDKSPVRPTDKNNKEEGSSTTRRFFEDEKTSYVVSSKAAGNVARFFNHSCSPNLFGQNVFVDNHDLRFPWIAFFAKKRIKAGSELTWDYRSQIGALNERVVKCLCSSPKCRGKI from the exons ATGGAGGGTGCTCACCGGGATGAGGACGAGATGGACATGACCGTGGAACAACTCCGTTGCTGGAttcagaaggaggtggagggtaaCAAGTTGTTGAACCTAAAGAAAACCCAGCTCGATCAGATGAAGATGCTGATAGAACgcagggaggagcagacgaCCAGCACTAAGGTCCTCCTGAACCGCACACACGA GTTGATGGCGGGGTGTGAGACCTCGATGAAGGAGTTGTATTGTGAGATAGGCATGGTCTACAAGGAGACCGactctgaggaagaggaggaaatccAACCCATGGTCATAGAGatagatgatgaagatgatgctgCCGACCTGGATGACGATGGTGATGTCATGTGTGTGGACAAtggtgaggaag CTCCCCAAATTGTCAACGGCCGTGAAGGTGATAAAAAG TGTGAAGGGGAATCATCACTGTCCCTCGTCAGTGAACGGGACAGTGACCCTCAGGAATCACCCTGCCTGCCGTCAGAGACCCCCGGCACAGAGAACTGGACCTACCAGCCGTCCCCCGCCAGCACCGCAGCCTCAAGCCCCCCCCGTGGTATCAGCCCTGTCAGCGGAACAGACAGTTCTTCTGACTTGCTGAGCCGAAGGCCGAGCAGCGCTGACGAGACCCAGGATCAAATCCCGCCCCGGAAGCAATGCTTCCAACAAGTCGCTGCTCGGTTTCCGGTGTTGAAGAACGGTAAAGAGGTGGTGGTGCTGAGCAAACTTCCAGTGCCCAGGCTGCTTGACTCTGTCACCCGGACCAGGgctcagagggaggaggagaaacaggcggaggagaaacaggcggaggagaaacaggcggaggagaaacaggaggatGAGCTACCAGAGGCGGAGCTACAGGAGGCGGCGCTACAGGAGGCGGCGCTACAGGAGGCGGCGCTACAGCAGGCGGCGCTACAGCAGGCGGCGCTACAGGAGGCGGCGCTACAGCAGGCGGCGCTACAGCAGGCGGCGCTACAGGAGGCGGAGCTACAGGAGGCGGTGCTACAGGAGGCGGAGCTACAGGAGGCGGAGCTACAGGAGGCGGAGCTACAGGAGGCGGagcaacaggaggaggaggagaaacaggaggcGGCGGAAGAGAGCAGCGATGGGTCAGATGCATCGTGGAAGCCACCTAAAGGCAGTTACCAAAGCTCTAGCGCCGGGACGGAGTCCTCGGAGGAGAGCGATGCAGATTCAATTCCTGGCACCAAGAGGCTTGGCCGAGGGGCTGCTGCTGCGCCGAGGAGCCGAGCGGGTCCTGGTCTCGCCACGCACAAAGGACAAACCAAAACgaaaagaaagggaaagaagGGGGAAGAACCGAGTGAGCTGAGCATAAATCCCAGCAGCACCGGCACTCCGTCCAGGACCGGCACGAGCGGCTCTCCTGCCTCAGCACAACCGCCGCAGGGAAACACGG GTAAATCGTCGGTGGTGCCGCCCTCCTCCAACCGGGCCACCCAGATCCCCCCACAGCTCTCCCAGGAGGCCATCAAGGTGGGCATGATGGTTCTGGCCCGGAGAAGTACAGAGAACTGGCAACAGAGCAAGATCCTAGAGATCAAATCAGCTG ACAATGACAACAGAGATAAGTATAAGGTGGATTTGAAAGGGAAGGGAAGCTGGCTGCCCGGACACCACATAGCGTTTGACCACACTCCCTCGCTGGGCAGCCTGTACGTCGGGGTGCGCTTGCTGGCCAAGGGCCAGGAGGACAACCAGTCCGGGTTCTCCTCCGGTACTCTTGCAGAACTACCCATCGTTAAGAACCGTATGAG GTTCCTGGTGTTCCTCGACAATGGAACGCCGTGTTACGTCGGCCTGCCTCGGCTTCGCTTGGTTTGCAGACCGT TGGAGAGCATTAGCGATGAAGACATCGAGGATAAGACCTACAAAGACTTCCTGGTGGAGTACCTGAAGGTGTACCCCTATACCCCCATGGCTCAATACCGCCTGGGCCAGCACATCAACACCGAGCACAACGGCATCCAGAAGAGGTGCCAAGTAGAGGCCATCGACAGCAGCCTCATACACATCCTCTTCCAA GATGACCAGCACAAGGAGTGGCTGTATAGAGGCTCTACGCGTCTGCAACACTTGGCCCAAATGAAGAAACAAGCGTCAAAGGAGACTTCAGAGACATCTG CGTTACCTCAGCAAATGACTACCTCAGCCGTCTCCAAGCCCCGGAAGTATCAGAAGATCTTGTCGTCCAGTGCTTCCGGCCAGGCCTCGTCCAGTGCAGTGACCCCGTCCAAACCTGCAAAACGCTCTCCTCTCAC cAGCACCGTCATTCCGCCTCGTGCCTCGTCGGCCCCCTACACCGTCCATCgctgctgccctgcctgcctcggCCCCAGGGGAGAGCACCGCGGATGCAACCCCCtgttcttccctctgctctgtgGCTTCAGCCGCAAGAAGGCCCGCTTTCCTGTACAGGGTTACAAGAAG aagtCCTTCCACATCTTCTACCGTTCCCCGTGCGGCGTGTCCCTGGCCAGCATGTCCGTGCTGCAGGACTACCTACACCAGACCCGCTGTGACTACCTCTCCATCAACATGTTCTGCCTGGACCCCACTGTGTCCGTCACCACCACTTTCCAGGCCAAGGAGGCCAAGATCTTCATCCCGGACCTGAGCCAGGGCCACGAGGTGCAGCCTCTTTCCTGCATCAACGAGCTGCACAATCACCGTCCACGTGGCATCTTCTCCTACATCAAGAAGCAGGTGGGGGACGGCGCGGTCAGCATCAACACCAGCCTGGACTTCCTGGTGGGCTGCGACTGCACGGATGGATGCAGGGACAG GACCAGCTGCTCCTGTCACCAGCTGACAGTCGAGGCCACGGCGCTGGAGGCTGGTGGGATTGTGGACGTCAACGCTGGCTACTCCCACATGAAACTGGAGAAGCGCCTGTCGACAGG ggTGTACGAATGTAACTCTCTGTGTCGCTGTGACCCACGCTTCTGCTCCAACCGGGTGGTGCAGCACGGGCTGCAGGCTCGCCTGCAGGTGTTCATGACCCAGAGGAAAGGCTGGGGCGTGCGTTGTCTCGACGACGTGGCCATGGGCTCATTCATCTGCTGCTACGCCG GCAAGGTGTTGACTAGCGAGGAGTTCAAGAACAACATGGTGGACCTCTTCTGTGCCAAACTGAGCCTCATAGAGGGAGTGGAGACCCACAGTAAGGACGGCTACGAAAGCGAGGCCCCCTGCTCTGAGAATGAAACAG ACGGAAGTGACTCcgagcaggtgaggggaggtgaggatcgAGCCGGCTCCGACCGCGACACCAACAGCAAGTCTGACGTGGAATACCGGTCTGACGCCTCCTCTCTGAAGAGGAGCTATGTCACGCGCAGAAACAACAAACTCTTACAGGAAG GCCCGGAGAAGGAGGCCGAGTCAGAGGACAAATCTCCTGTCCGGCCAactgacaaaaacaacaaagaagAAGGTTCTTCGACCACCAGAAGGTTCTTCGAAGATGAGAAGACCTCCTACGTCGTTAGTTCTAAAGCGGCGGGGAATGTGGCTCGCTTCTTCAAC CACAGCTGTTCCCCTAACCTGTTTGGTCAGAATGTATTTGTGGACAACCATGATCTCCGATTCCCCTGGATAGCCTTCTTTGCCAAAAA GCGCATCAAGGCTGGCTCAGAATTGACTTGGGACTACAGGTCACAGATTGGTGCACTGAATGAAAGAGTTGTGAAGTGTCTCTGTAGCTCCCCAAAATGCAGGGGCAAAATATGA